Sequence from the Deltaproteobacteria bacterium genome:
TATTATTTCGCCTAATGGTATCGGTGTATGCGAAGTTGCCCGAAGAGCATTTGCCTGCCTGTGCCGAAGGCAAGATGCGAAGCAACTCAGAGTTTCTTTAGGGTTTTTAATTCGCATGTCCAACATTTAATATACCCATATTTTCCACAAGCTCATGATATTTTTTACCAAGCAACCCTTCCCCAATAATATAAGCACCACAAGCGGCCTCTTTTGCAATCCTTGATAACTTATTCACTTTCACTACAGGAGCATATTTATTTAGCCTGCATGTAAGTTCATCCCTTATGAAATCATGGTCTATTAGTCTACCGGATAAAACAATCTCCTTTGGATTGGGCATGGAAACAAGCATTGATGCAACATCCTTTTCTGTGCTCTCTCCTAAAAGCAGCATAGCTTCTTTAAAGTTTATCAAATCTCTGGGTTCAATATCTTTTCCAACAAAGTCTTTTACTCCTTTTTGAAAAACAATTTCCTGGGTCACTGGAGGTTTTAATCTGATTGCAATCTCAGCATCCATTCCCCCACATCCAAGAAATCCTATGCTCCCATTTGTTCCACCTATCCCATCAACAATTTTCCCATCTTTCACAGTCATTACAGCTGTAAATCCATATCCTATTTCTACATAGACAAAAGATGTTTTATTAAAAGGGATGTTTAATCTTTCCGATTGATCTTTTATGCTTAAGGCTATACAACATACTTTATCTGCTGTCCCCATATCAAATTTATTCCATTTTCTGTAAGATGGAACAGTTTCGAGATGGATAACACCGGGGGTAAAGCAAACAGGTATTTCTTTTTCTTTCATTTCTAAAAGCACTTTTTTTATCCCTTCATTTACGGCTATTTGCGTATCTAAAGGGATCATTTTCCCAATATCATCTTCTGTTATATCCTTTATTCTTTTTAGCGGTATTCCATACCCTGATGGACCAACAACAATATCCAGTGGCATCAATTCTTCGAGCCTTTCAAGAAGCAAATATGGATTTTTTAAAATATCTTCTGATTTAATTGATTCATCTATAATGACCTTTTGGCTGTCTTCCATTCCGAAAAGGTCAAAGCTATATGTCCCTGGGTCTATTCCTACAACTCTCATTGACTTGTTCTCCTTACCCTATTAGAAAATCCCTCTCTAACGGGGTGAAGTGGACAACATGGATCCGACACTGTCCAGTTTTTAGTTAAACCAAAGGTTCTTGACCTGCAACCCCCACATTCATATAAATATTTACATTCCTTACAGGGATTTCCCCTTGTTGA
This genomic interval carries:
- a CDS encoding DUF1464 family protein; protein product: MRVVGIDPGTYSFDLFGMEDSQKVIIDESIKSEDILKNPYLLLERLEELMPLDIVVGPSGYGIPLKRIKDITEDDIGKMIPLDTQIAVNEGIKKVLLEMKEKEIPVCFTPGVIHLETVPSYRKWNKFDMGTADKVCCIALSIKDQSERLNIPFNKTSFVYVEIGYGFTAVMTVKDGKIVDGIGGTNGSIGFLGCGGMDAEIAIRLKPPVTQEIVFQKGVKDFVGKDIEPRDLINFKEAMLLLGESTEKDVASMLVSMPNPKEIVLSGRLIDHDFIRDELTCRLNKYAPVVKVNKLSRIAKEAACGAYIIGEGLLGKKYHELVENMGILNVGHAN